Genomic window (Achromobacter sp. B7):
ATGGGCTGCAAGGCGTCCAGCAGCAAATGCTCGCCCAGCCGCAGCGCCGCCGTGGCGTCGATGCCGGTGACCAGCACGATGAATTCATCCCCGCCGATGCGAGCCGCCACGTCGTCCACCCGCAGCATGGCTCGCATGCGCCGGGCGATCGTGGTCAACACCAGGTCACCCGCCGCATGCCCGTAGGTGTCGTTGATGCGCTTGAAATCATCCATGTCCATATAGAGCAGCGCCGCGTCGCTGTCGTGCCCGCGCGCACTGGCGCAAACGCGCTCCAGGGCCACTTGCAGGCCGGTGCGGTTGGCCAGCCCGGTCAGCGCGTCTTCATTGGCGCGGCGTTCGCTGGCGCGTTCGGCCAGCATGGTGGAGACCAGGATACGGTTGAGCCGATGTGACGCGATGGTCATGCTGACCAGGTAGAACGGAATCTGGATAAAGACGATGGCCGTAACGATTTCGCCCGTAAACAAGGCGCCCAGGCACATGGGGCCCAGGCTCAGGAAGATCATGGCGGCCACCAGCCGAGGCGCGCCATAGTTGCGAAAGCAGATGCCGCCCGCCATCGCGCCGCAGGATATGCCCGCCAGCGTTGCGGCCAGCCAGTCGCCATTGATGAAGGTGATGAAGACGCCGTACCCCACGCTGAACGCCCACAGCAGCGCCAACAGAATGTAGAGGTCGGTATGGGTGTTGCCGCCCTTGGGCGCGGCGCGCAAGGCCGCGCGCAGGATCGTGACGCGCACGATGGCCAGCACCACTTCCAGCAGCAGCCAGGATATGTATAGCGGTTCGGGCCGCCGCCAGGTCACCACGCCCGAAATCATCAAGGTGTTGATGACGCCGCCGGCAAAGATGGGCAGCGTGCCGAACAGGCTGGCGATCAGCGCGGCACGGATGTCCGCGGGCGTATCCGGCCCGGAATGGGTAAGCCAGCGCGTCAGGCGCCACTTGGGCAAGCTGAACTTCAGTCCTGTTTCCACGCCGTCACGTCCACATTGCCGCCTTTGATTTCGGTAGGCTGGCTGGCGTTATAGCAGGTATTTCAGGCCTTTAATATTGTCCGCAAGGGCAATAAGGGCACGCCGGACCCTGCAATTCGCGTTGCGAAAAAGCCCGTTTCAGCGCCCCCGATGGCCGCAAACGGCGCATTCCGGGTCCCGCTGTACGTTGACGCTGCGCCATTGCATGGTGCGCACATCCAGCCAAAGCAGCCGGCCCGACAGGCTTTCGCCTACGCCGGACAGCAGCTTCAGGGCTTCGGCCGCCTGCATGCTGCCGATGATGCCCACCACCGGGGCAAACACGCCCATGGTGGCGCAGTTGGCTTCCTCGACGTCGTCGGCTTCCGGGAACAGGCAGTGGTAGCACGGCGCGTTGTCGTCGCGCAGGTCGTACACGCTGACCTGCCCGTCAAAGCGGATGGCGGCGCCCGACACCAGCGGCTTGCGATGCTGCACGCAGGCGCGGTTGATGGCGTGGCGGGTGGTGAAGTTGTCGGTGCAGTCCAGCACCAGGTCCGCCGCGGCAACGGCATCGGACAGCGCATCGCCTTGCAAGCGTTCCACGCGGGCATGGACTCGCGCCTGCGGGTTGAAGGCGGCCAGCATGTCACGCCCCGACTCGGCCTTGTGACGGCCGACGCTGGAGGTGGTGTGGAGAATCTGGCGTTGCAGATTGCTGAGCTCGACAGTGTCGTCGTCAGCAAGGGTGATGTCGCCTACACCGGCAGTTGCCAGGTAGAGCGCGGCGGGTGAACCGAGTCCACCCGCCCCTACGATGAGCACACGCGCCGCCAGCAGTTTTTCCTGCCCTTCGATACCCAGCTCGTCGAGCAGGATGTGGCGGGCGTAGCGCAGCAGTTGCTCGTCGTTCATTTGTCCTTGCTGGGCTCGACTCCGGTCGGCGTGATCTTCATGCGCGTGGGAGTGCCGCCACCGGCCTTGGCATCCGCCTTGGCCTGGGCGCGCGCCGAACCCTTCTGTACCGGCTTGCCGGCCAGCACATTCAGCGCTTGTTGCAGTTGGAAGTCGTCCTTGCCGCCAAATTCGAACACCTTGGTCGGCACGTCCACGTTGTCTTGCGCCGAGTTGGACTTCACCTCGTTGGCGGTCTCGGGGTTGGACAGGTGGCGTTGCAGGTCGGCTTCGCGCGGCAGGCGGAACAGGTCGCCGTCGGCCGTGTCGGCAACAACGAAGTCCGGTTCGATACCCGTGGCCTGGATCGAACGACCGCTGGGCGTGAAGTAGCGCGAGGTCGTCAACTTGACGGCGGTGGATTCGGACAGCGGCAGGATCACCTGCACCGAGCCCTTGCCGAACGTGCGGTTGCCCAGCACCTTGGCGCGCTTGTGATCTTGCAGCGCACCGGCCACGATTTCGGAAGCCGAAGCCGAACCGACGTTGACCAGCACCACCATCGGAACCGTCTTGGTCCAGGCCGGCAAGCCGGACAGGTAGTTGCTTTCACCACGAGCGTATTCCGACGGCGTGGCCAGATACTTGTGGCGGGCGTCAGGCGTACGGCCATCGGTGGACACCACCAGGGCATCCGGCGGCAGGAACGCGCCCGACACGCCGATAGCGCTGGTCAGCAAGCCGCCCGGATCGTTGCGCAGGTCCAGCACCAGGCCCTTGGGCGCTTCTTTCGCGCCCAGGTCCTTCAGTTGCTTGGCCAGGTCGGAGCCGGTCTTTTCCTGGAATTGGGCAACGCGGACGTAGCCGATGCCGTTATCCAGCATCTTGCTGCGCACGCTGCGAACCTTGATGACGTCGCGAACGATCTTCAGCACGATGGGCTGAGGACGGTCGGCGCGCATGATGGTCAGCGTGATGGGCGACTTGGGCGCGCCACGCATGAGCTTGACCGCATCGTTCAGGGTCATGCCCTTGGTGGGCGTGTCATCGATCTTGATGATGAGGTCACCGGCCATGACGCCGGCGCGCGCGGCGGGCGTATCTTCGATGGGCGAGATGACCTTGACGAAGCCGTCTTCCGCGCCAACTTCGATACCCAGGCCGCCGAACTCGCCTTGGGTCGCCGTCTGCATTTCACGGAACGCGTCGGCATCCAGATAGGCCGAATGCGGGTCAAGGTTCGAGACCATGCCCGAGATCGCGTTGTCGATCAGGGTCTTGTCGTCGACCGCTTCGACATAGTTGTTCTTGATGGCCGCGAAAACATTGCTCAGTTGCCTGAGCTCGTCCAAGGGCAAAGGGCTGCCGCGCTGGGCGACTGCCGTCACCCCTACGCTAAGCAATACGCCAGCCACCGCACCGATGGCAATCAGACCGAAACCGCGAAACTTGCGAGTGCCCATGCACACTTCCCGAATTTTGTTTTCGCCGATGGGGGTTTGGTAATTTACCAACGACTTGTACCTACCAACCTATTGGGCCAGCCACTGGGCCGGGTCCACAGGAGCGCCACGATGGCGAATTTCAAAGTATAGGCCGGATTCCACTTGGCCGCCGGTTGCCCCTACCGTAGCAATAGTATCGCCACCTGTCACCGAATCCCCCACCCGTTTGAGCAGACTTTGGTTGTAAGCATAGACCGTCAGGTATTGTTGCCCGTGATCCACGATGATGAGGTTGCCAAAACCACGCAGCCATTCGGCGTAGACCACCGTGCCGGGGGCCACGACTTTGACGGGCGTGCCCTCGGGCGCGCGCAGCACCACGCCGCGCCAGACGCCGCCGTCGGGGCGGTCGACCCCGAAGCGGCCCTGCACCTGGCCGCGCACCGGCATGGCCAGGCCATGCTTCAGGCCGTTGCCGCCGCCCACGGGCGGGGCAGCACGGGTCTGCTGCGCCGATGCGCTGCGGGTTGGAGTGGTCTCGGCCTCGGCGGGTTCCGCCTTTTTTGGAGGATCTTCCGATTTGGCGGGCGCCTGGGTCGGCGCTTGGGTCGGCGCCTGGGCCGGATCGGTCAGGCGCGTGTGTTTTTGTTCAGCAGGACGTAATCCGGCGGCATCCGGATCGGCGACGGCGACCGGGCCACGGCTTTGGCGCGACGCCGCTTCGACCTGCTCGCGCGCCTGGGCGGCGTCGCGGGCATCGCGGCTATCGCGATCGCGGCGGGCGGCGATTTCGGCAGCCCGCTTGCTATCGGCCTCGGCCTTCTTGCGGGCCTCGTCGGCGCGGCGCTCGGCTTCGGCGCGTTTGCGGGATTCTTCAGCGGCGCGGCGCGCCTCTTCAATGCGGCGGGCCTCTTCGGCTTTCTTGCGTGCCTCTTCGGCCTTGCGAGCTTCTTCGATCTGCTTGGCAATCGCCGCGTCCAGATCGGTGATCAGGCGCGACAGGCGCTGGTCATCACGCCCCAGCTTGTTGGCTTCGGCGCGCTGGGCGGCGATCTGCCCTTCCAGTTGCGCCAACAGCGTGGCGCGTTCTTTCTGCTGCCCGACCAATGCAGCCTTCTGCTCGGACGTTTCGGCCACGACTTTTTCAATCTCGGCACGGCGGGCGTCGGCGCGCGTTTGCAGCGCGGCCAGACGGTCGATGTCGGCCCGCAGTGCCTTGACGGCATTGGCACGTGCCTGCGACACGTAGTCCAGGTAGCCCAGATTGCGGCCCAGCACCTGGGGATCGTCGCCGGACAGCAGCGCTGTCCAGGGCGATAGCCCGCTGGTGTATTGGGTGCGAAGCTGATCGGCCAGTTCGGTACGACGCTTGGCCAGCACCGTTTCCTGCACGCCGATCTGCTTCTCGAGGCTGGTCAGGTCCGTCTGCGCCTGGCGGCCGGCATCGGCCAGTTCGCGCAGGCGCAGATTGATCTTCGAGATGGCCGATTCCGACTGCTTGAGCGCGTCGGCGGCTTCCTTGCGGGCGGCTTCGCGCCCGTCGATCTCTTTTTGCAGATTCTCGATACGGTCGCGCAGCGCCGCCTGCTGACGCTCGGCGTCAGACTGGCGGCCGGCAAGGTCGTTGGGCGCGGCACGAGCCGATAGCGCCCCACCGGTCAACATGACCGCCAACAACAACCCTGCCGTGCGACGCATAGAGATATCAGTCCTTCTTAGCCTTGCCTTGAGCGGCAACCGCAGCCATGGCCGCCTCGATCTCGGCGGCATCGCCCAGATAATAGTGGCGGATCGGGCGCAGGTCATCATCCAATTCGTAGACCAGCGGCTGGCCAGTGGGGATGTTCAGGTTGACGATGTCGTCATCGGACACGTTGTCCAGATGCTTGATCAGCGCGCGCAGGCTGTTGCCGTGGGCGGCGATCAGCACGTTGCGACCGGCGCGGATGGCCGGGGCGATGGAATCGTTCCAGAACGGCAGCACCCGGTTCACGGTGTCTTTCAGGCACTCGGTGGCGGGCAGCTGATCGGCCGGGATCTTGGCGTAGCGGCTGTCAAAACGCGGGTGGCGTTCGTCGTCCAGCGACAACGGTTCCGGGGCGATGGCGTACGCGCGGCGCCAGATCAGGACCTGTTCGTCGCCGTACTTGGCGGCGGTTTCAGCCTTGTTCAGGCCTTGCAGCGCGCCGTAGTGGCGTTCGTTCAGGCGCCAGTTCACACCCACCGGGGTGTACATCGCGTCCATGGCGTCCAGCGCGATCCACAAGGTGCGGATGGCGCGCTTGAGCACCGACGAGTACGCCAGGTCGAACGTGTAGCCTTCTTTCTTGAGCAGTTCGCCGGCTCGGCGAGCCTGTTCGCGGCCGGTTTCGGTCAGGTCGACGTCGGTCCAGCCGGTGAAGCGGTTTTCCAGATTCCACTGGCTTTCGCCGTGGCGCATCAGAACAAGTTTATGCATGGTTTGGCACGCTTTCCGCGCGGGTTAAAGTTAAAGGATGGTTAAAGAATGCGCTCATTTTATAATTGAGTGATTTTGCCCTTGATTTTGCCCCGGCGCACTCGTCCAATTCCCTGGCGCGGCGCCCGCGGGTTGGCCGAGGGTTCGCCCATATCCGGCTAGCTGCCGCACTTCAGGATGACCCGTGGATCTTTTGCAATTCTTGCTCGATAAAAACAACGTCTTCATCGTCGGCGTCGCCGTGATCTCCGGCGTGATGCTGGCGATTCCCGCCCTGCGCAAGGGCCGCAGCGGCTCGGCCGTCAGCACTGGCGAGGCCATCCAGATGGTGAACCAGCGCAACGCCGTCTGGGTGGACGTGCGTCCCGTCGAACAATTCCAGGCCGGCCACATCGCCCAGGCACGAAATGTGCCGGCAGCCGACATCGAACAGAAAGCCGCCTCGCTGCCCAAGAACAAGCCGCTGGTTGTGGTTTGTGACAATGGCCGCGATTCGGCCCGCGTGGCCGCCAAGCTGCGCGCGCAAGGCTTTGCCGACGCGGTGCCGCTCGATGGCGGCATGCGCGCCTGGTCGGCCGCCAGCCTGCCGGTCACCCAAAAGGGCTGAACCGGGGCTGTCCCATCATCAATCTTGAATCTATCGAGGAGCGCCTATGAATAAAGTCGTCATGTACAGCAAGGACTACTGTCCCTATTGCTCACGCGCGAAGGCCCTGCTCGAGCAGCGTGGCGTGACCGACCTGGAAATCATCCAGATCGACCGCGATCCGTCACAGCGCGATGTCATGATCGAACGTACCGGCCGACGCACCGTGCCGCAAATCTTCATCGGCGATACTCATGTCGGCGGTTGCGACGACCTGATGGCCCTGGACCGCTCGGGTGGCCTTGCCCCCCTGCTGAACGGCTAATCGCCTCTACTTTTGCCCCCTCCACCAACGGAATCACTCATGGCTGATCAAGACCAAAACACCCAGCAAGAAGGCGGCAACGACGCGCCCTCGTTCAACCTGCAACGCGTCTACCTGAAAGACCTTTCGCTGGAAATGCCGAACGCGCCTCACGTCTTCCTGGAGCAAGAAGCGCCCCAGGTTGAAGTCAGCATCACCGTGGGCGGCCAGCGTCTGGCCGACACCGTGTTCGAAACCACGGTCACCGTCACCGTCACCACCCGCATCAACGACAAGGTCGTGTACTTGGTCGAAGGCACGCAAGCCGGCATCTTCGAAGCGGCCAACATCCCCGAAGAACAGCTGGATCCGCTGCTGGGCATTGTTTGCCCGACGATGCTGTACCCGTACCTGCGCGCCAACATCGCCGACGCGATCACGCGCACCTCGATGCCGCCGCTGCACCTGACCGAAGTGAACTTCCAAGCGCTGTACGAACAGCGCCTGGCCGAGTTGCAACAGCAGCAGCAAGGCGCCGCCAACGGCAACGGCAATGGCAGCGATTCGGGCATCATCCTGCCCGCCAGCGCCACCCGCCAGTAAGCGCGTCCGCCCCGATGAACCATCCCGCTCTGCCGCGCTTGCGCGTTGCCGTCCTGGGTGCGGGAAGTTGGGGCACCGCGCTGGCGGCGGCCGCCAGCCGCCGCCACCCCACCGTCCTTTGGGCGCGCGACGCCGCGCAGGCCGCCGACATGGCCGCCTCGCACGAAAATGCGCGCTACCTGCCGGGCATCACCCTGCCCCCATCCCTGAATTTTTCGTCCGATCTTGACGCCACGCTGCGCAGCCTGCAAGCGGACGACGCGCGTGCGCTGATCGTGCTGGGCGTGCCCGTGGCCGGCCTGGCCGCGACCTGTCGTGAACTGGCCCGCCGCCTGCCGGTGCTGGGCCTGCAAGACACCCCTGTCGTCTGGACGTGCAAGGGCTTTGAAGCCGACACGGCCAGGCTGCCCCACGAGATCGTGCGCGAGGCCCTGCCCGGCGCAATCGGCGGCGCCTTGTCCGGCCCCTCGTTTGCGCGCGAAGTGGCCCAGGGCCTGCCCGTGGCGCTGACCGTGGCCAGCACCCATACCGCCTTGCGCGATGCCACCACCGCCGCCTTGCACGGCGCGGCGCTGCGCGTCTACGCCAGCTCGGACCTGGTCGGCGTGGAAGTCGGCGGCGCCCTGAAGAACGTGATCGCGGTGGCCTGCGGCATCGGCGACGGCCTGGCGCTGGGCACCAACGCACGCGCCGCGCTGATCACGCGCGGCCTGGCGGAAATGACGCGCTTTGGCGTCGCGCTGGGTGCGCGTGGCGAAACGTTTGCCGGGCTGACCGGCCTGGGCGACCTGGTCCTGACTGCCACCGGCGAACTATCCCGCAACCGCCGCGTGGGCCTGGAAATCGGCGCCGGACGCAAGCTGGCCGACATCCTGGCCAGCGGCATCACGGCAGAAGGCGTGCGTTGCGCCCGCGCCGCGCGTGACCGCGCCCGCGCCATCAATGTCGAACTGCCCATCACCGAAGCCGTCTGCGCCGTGTTGTTTGACGGCGTCGCCCCCATGACCGCCGTGTCGGCCTTGCTGGCGCGCGACCCGCGCGATGAAAGCGCCGACGAAATTGCGAACGTCAGCGCGCACGCCAGCGGCCCGCTGGACGAATCCCTGGGCGGCCATCTTTGATTTCTTCCTGACAACAAAAAACCTGCCCATCCCGAGGAGACATCCTTCATGACGCAAACCCGACAATTCCGGGTCGGCCCGCTTCTGCGCGGCCTGTGCCTCAGCCTGGCCGCCGTGTTGCCGGCCGCCGCCCACGCCGACTGGCCGGATCACCCCATCCACATGGTGGTGCCGTTTCCGCCGGGCTCGTCCCCGGACATCCTGGCGCGGACGATTTCCGAGCCGCTGTCGCAGGCGCTGGGCCAGCCCATCGTGATCGACAACAAGCCGGGCGCCGGCGGCAACATTGGCACGCGCGTGGTTTCGCAGGCCAAGCCTGACGGCTACACGCTGCTCTACACGATCAACGGCCCGCTGGTCACCGCTCCTACGCTGTACAAGAAAACGCTGGGCTACGACCCGGTCAAGGACCTGGCGCCAGTCAGCCTGGTGGGCACCAGCCCCAACGTGCTGGTCGTGCCGGGCAGCCTGAAGGTCGATAACGTCCAGGACTTCGTCAAGCTGGTCAAGGGACGCGGCAATTCGCTGAACTACGGGTCGGTGGGGCCGGGAAGTTCGGCGCATCTGGCCATGGAGATGTTCAAGGAAAGCGCGGGCGTGGACCTGGCGCACATCCCCTATTCCGGGTTCCCGCAGGTCATTACCGCCATCATCGGCGGCGACGTGCAGGCCGGCTTCATGGTGCCCGCCATCGCGGTGCCGCAGGCGCGCGACGGCAAGGCCAAGCTGTTGGCGGTGACCAGCCTGCAACCCAGCGAAGCGCTGCCGGGCGTGCCGACGATGGCCTCGCAAGGCTATCCCGACTTCGAAGCCATTTCGTGGAACGCGGTGCTGGTTCCGGCGGGCACGCCCACGCCCATCATCGAACGGCTGAACAGCGAACTGGCGCGCGTCATCAACAGCGACGCCGTGCGCAAACAGTTGGCGCTGCAGTACTTCACCCCGGCCCCGTCCACGCCCGAGGCGCTGACCCTGCGCATCAAGAACGAAAAAGCGCGTTGGGACCAGGTGATTGAAAAGCTGAAGCTGTCGCTGGATTGAAGCCTGGACCGGCAGGCCCGGCCCCGACCTTACGGGGCCTGCCGCCGCCGGCTTATGAACCGCCTTCGAAGCCCTGCTGACGCCAGGCTTCGAACACCGTCACCGCGACGGCGTTGGACAGATTCAAGCTGCGCTGGCCGGCACGCATGGGCAGCCGCAGGCGCTGCTGCGGCGGGAACATCGCCTGATGTTCGTCCGACAGCCCGGCCGTCTCGCGGCCGAAGACAAACACATCGCCCGGCTTGAACGCCACGTCGGCCACGCTGCGCTGGGCGTGCGTGGTCAGCGCGTAGATGCCAGACGTGTCCGCGCCGGTGTCATCCAGCGCATCCTGCAATGTGTCGTGCACCCGCACGGGCTGCCACTCGTGATAGTCCAGCCCGGCGCGCCGCATGCGGGCGTCATCCAGTTCGAATCCCAGCGGGCGCACCAGGTGCAATTGGGCGCCCGTATTGGCGCACAGCCGGATGGCGTTGCCGGTGTTGGGGGGAATCTCGGGGCAGACGAGGATGACGTGGAACATGGCGATAGGAAGCTGAGGCTAAGACGGCTGGCGGCGCCAGAGTGGCCGCGTGGCGGAATTGTCGCCGATTTGGGCGGGGCAAGCTGCCGTCGGTGATCAGGGCGTGCGGGCGGCCACCAGCACCGTCACACCGGCCGCGCCCGCCGCGATCAAGGCGGTGGCGGCGGCTTGCACGGTGCTGCCTGTGGTCATCACGTCATCCACCAACGCCACATGGCGGCCGCGCACCACCGGGGTAGCGCCGAACAGGCCTGCCACCACGCGACGCCTGGCGCGGCGCCCCAAGCCCGTCTGCCGGGGTGTCTCGCGCAGCCGCCGTAGCGCCTGGCGCGCCAGCGGCACATCCAGCTGCGTGGCCAGGCTGCGCGCAATCTCGGCTGCGGGATTCATGCCGCGGATGCGTAACGATGCGCGGCTGGCCGGCACCGGCGCCAGCAACACGCCTTGCGGCAAACCGCCGTCGCGCCGGATGGCGTCGGCCAGCAAGCACGCAAGCACCGGCGCCATGCTCAGCCGCAGCTGGGTCTTCAGCATGCGGATCAGCGCATCGGCGGGCGGCGTGTAGTCAAAGGCCGCGATGGTCCGCCCGTAGGCGCGCGGCGCGCCCAGGCAAGCGGGACATGCCGACGCCGCAACAGGCAGCCGCAATGCACAGCGCGGACAACGCGGCCGGGCGCCCGGCGGCGGGGCGGTGATATCGGCCGCACAGCCGCTGCACAGGCGCGCGCCCGCCACACGGGTGCCGCACAGCGGGCAGTCGCAGCCCACGCGGGACCAGAGACGCCGCCCCAAGGCCAGTAGGGGCAATCGAAGGCAGCGGCCGGGATGCGCAATAATGGATGCCATCCCTTATGTAATCATGTTCCGCCCCGTGGCCAAGACGCGGGCGCGACCGAAATGTCCCTTCCAGAATCCGCACCGCTACCCTCTCTTCCTATCGTCAGCACCGACGTGCCCAAGCAATTCGCCCGTCGTGGCGACTTGTCCGACGCGCAATTTCTTTACGGTGAAGTGGCGCGCCGCATGTTGGGGCGCTTGCAGTACATCCGGGTACAGCCTCAGGCGATGCTGGATGCAGGCTGCGGCGCGGGCGACAACCTGCCGCTGCTGCGCGAACGCTACCCCGACACGGCTTATACCGGCCTGGACAACTGCGCACCGCTGCTGGAATTGGCCAGAAAGCGCCATGCACCGGCCGGCCTGGGCGCCTGGATCGGCAAGCTGGCGCGGCGCGGGCCGGCCGCCCCCGCGTTCGTCAACGCCGATCTTGCCGAAACGGGCTTGCCTCCGGAATCGCTGGAGCTGGTGTGGTCGAACCTGGCCATGCACTGGCACCGCGCGCCACACGCCGTCCTGGCCGAGTGGCGCCGCATCTTGAAGGTGGGCGGGCTGGCGATGTTTTCCTGCCTGGGGCCGGCCACCTTGCGCGAGTTGCGGCAAGCACTGACCGACGCGGGCTTATCCACCGCCACGCCTTCCTTTGTGGACATGCATGACTTTGGCGACCTGCTGGTGGAAAACGGCTTTGCCGACCCGGTCATGGACCAGGAAATCCTGACGCTGACCTACCGCAGCTCCGAAAAACTCCTGGCCGATGTGCGCGCGCTGGGCGGCAACCCGGCAGAGGGACGTCGCGGCGGACTAGTCGGCCGCGACTGGCGCGACCGCCTGTGCGCCGCGCTGGAACGGCAGCGCAACGCGGACGGCTTGATCACGCTGAGTATCGAAGTGGCCTACGGCCACGCCTGGCGCGCCGCCGCGCACCGCACGGTAGCCGGAGAAACCCGGCTCTCGGTCAGCGCCATTGGCGGCCGGCAACGCGGCAACTCCTGAAGCGACGGGGCCGGCAGGGGCGGCACGCACCCGCGCGCGTCGCCCTCCTGCCATTGCGCTATCAGTGCAAGCGTTCCGGCAACGGCACGCTGACGCCCGGTTCCGATGCGGACAAGGGCTGCATCGGCTCGGAATTTGCCCGGATGCGACGGCGCAGCACCGCCGTGGGTTCAGCCGGCGCCGCAGCGGGCGCATCACCGCGCCAGGCGTGCGTCATGGCGTCCACCATCAGAGGCAGGTCGCGCAGGCGATGGAACTGGCTACGCAGCCAGCGCGCATCGTTGCCGCTGCGCATGGCATCGTCGCGCAGCGCGGCGATCATGTCGCCCGTGCCCAGCTCTTCCGCCACCGGCATCAGGCGTTGGAACAGCGCACGCAGGTGATCCATCAGGCGCAGACGCTGGCCGTCCGGCGTCACGTAGCTACCTTGCAGGCCAAAGCGGCAAGCCTGGAAATGGTTGCTGCGGTAGGACAGCCAGGCGTTGTCGCTAGGGTCGTCCTCGCGCATCAGCAGCACGGCCAGGGCCTGCGCGAACGCGGCGATCTGGCAAGCGCGCTCAACGGTCAACGGCGTATCGCAGACGCGGATTTCAACCGTGCCGAATTCCGGCTTGGGGCGGATGTCCCAATACAGGTCCTTGATGCTCTCGGCCAAGCCATAGGCGCGCAACTGCGCCAGATGGGCCTCGAACTGATACCAGTCCTTGACCTCGGGCGGCATGTGGCCGGCAAGCGGAAAGCTGTTGACGGCGTTCAAGCGCGAGCAGGAGAACAGCGTGTCCACCCCCTCGCAGTAAGGCGATGAGGCCGACAATGCGATGAAGTGCGGCACGTAGGGCGACAGGCGACGCAGCAACTTGATGGAGTCGTCGCCGCTTTGAACGCCCAGGTGGATGTGCTGGCCGAACACCGTAAATTGACGCGCCAGGTAACCGTACATTTCGGCCAAATACTGGAAACGCGGGGTGTCGGAAATGGAACGCTCTTGCCAGCGCATGAAGGGGTGGGCGCCGCCGCCGGCGACGGACACACCGACCGCATCGGCCGCCTCGACCAGCGCATCGCGCATTTCGCGCATTTCGGCCAACAGGCCCATGGGGTGCTCGTGCACCGAAGAATTCAGTTCGATCATGGACCGCGTGATCTCGGGTTTGACGCGGTCGGCAATGGGGTGATTGGCCATTTGGGCCAGCAGCTCATCAGAGGCTGCGGTCAGGTCAAAACTGCGGGGGTCGATCAGTTGCAACTCTAGTTCGATGCCCAGGGTGTTGGGGGCCGACGAAATGAACGGGATCGGTTCCATTCCGGACTCCTTTGAATGTTTGTATGAGGGGGTGCGCCGTTCGACCTTGAAGCCCGGAGACGTCCCGGGGGGCACTAGACGGCAGCTTGTGAAATGGATGATAGCCGCAGGTTTGTGGCAAAACGATTGAAAATCGTGACATTTGTGTGCAACATCGCGACGCACCTCGTTTTTCCCTCTGAAGATAAGTGAGCAAGCGCTTACAACTCAGGAACGGCGCGGGTCCCCGGCCGATCGGGCGCGCATCGGCAGGAAATATGCGGTTTTCCAGATGGGGTGGGATAACCCTGAAGCGGGTTATCCCTGATCAAAAACGGGGTCCGGCGACCCTTATTTGCGCCAGAAGATGGGCGTGAACAGCACCAGCACCGTCAGCAATTCCAGGCGCCCGATCAGCATGGCGAAGGTGCATACCCAGATCTGGAAATCAGACAGCACCGCAAAACTGCCCATGGGGCCAACCGGGCCCAGGCCGGGCCCCGTATTGTTGATGCTGGCAAAAATGGCCGAGAACGCGGTGATGGGGTCCAGCCCCGACAGCAACAGCAGGCTGGTGAACACGGCGATGGACAGCCCGTAAAACAGCATGAAAGCCAGCACGGACGACATAGTGCGGGTTTCGACGGCCCGGTCGTTGATGCGCACCGGGCTGACGGCATGCGGGTGCAGCATCGTCACCAGCTCGTTGCG
Coding sequences:
- a CDS encoding rhodanese-like domain-containing protein — encoded protein: MDLLQFLLDKNNVFIVGVAVISGVMLAIPALRKGRSGSAVSTGEAIQMVNQRNAVWVDVRPVEQFQAGHIAQARNVPAADIEQKAASLPKNKPLVVVCDNGRDSARVAAKLRAQGFADAVPLDGGMRAWSAASLPVTQKG
- the grxC gene encoding glutaredoxin 3; translated protein: MNKVVMYSKDYCPYCSRAKALLEQRGVTDLEIIQIDRDPSQRDVMIERTGRRTVPQIFIGDTHVGGCDDLMALDRSGGLAPLLNG
- the secB gene encoding protein-export chaperone SecB, which encodes MADQDQNTQQEGGNDAPSFNLQRVYLKDLSLEMPNAPHVFLEQEAPQVEVSITVGGQRLADTVFETTVTVTVTTRINDKVVYLVEGTQAGIFEAANIPEEQLDPLLGIVCPTMLYPYLRANIADAITRTSMPPLHLTEVNFQALYEQRLAELQQQQQGAANGNGNGSDSGIILPASATRQ
- a CDS encoding NAD(P)H-dependent glycerol-3-phosphate dehydrogenase; its protein translation is MNHPALPRLRVAVLGAGSWGTALAAAASRRHPTVLWARDAAQAADMAASHENARYLPGITLPPSLNFSSDLDATLRSLQADDARALIVLGVPVAGLAATCRELARRLPVLGLQDTPVVWTCKGFEADTARLPHEIVREALPGAIGGALSGPSFAREVAQGLPVALTVASTHTALRDATTAALHGAALRVYASSDLVGVEVGGALKNVIAVACGIGDGLALGTNARAALITRGLAEMTRFGVALGARGETFAGLTGLGDLVLTATGELSRNRRVGLEIGAGRKLADILASGITAEGVRCARAARDRARAINVELPITEAVCAVLFDGVAPMTAVSALLARDPRDESADEIANVSAHASGPLDESLGGHL
- a CDS encoding tripartite tricarboxylate transporter substrate binding protein encodes the protein MTQTRQFRVGPLLRGLCLSLAAVLPAAAHADWPDHPIHMVVPFPPGSSPDILARTISEPLSQALGQPIVIDNKPGAGGNIGTRVVSQAKPDGYTLLYTINGPLVTAPTLYKKTLGYDPVKDLAPVSLVGTSPNVLVVPGSLKVDNVQDFVKLVKGRGNSLNYGSVGPGSSAHLAMEMFKESAGVDLAHIPYSGFPQVITAIIGGDVQAGFMVPAIAVPQARDGKAKLLAVTSLQPSEALPGVPTMASQGYPDFEAISWNAVLVPAGTPTPIIERLNSELARVINSDAVRKQLALQYFTPAPSTPEALTLRIKNEKARWDQVIEKLKLSLD
- a CDS encoding tRNA (cytidine(34)-2'-O)-methyltransferase is translated as MFHVILVCPEIPPNTGNAIRLCANTGAQLHLVRPLGFELDDARMRRAGLDYHEWQPVRVHDTLQDALDDTGADTSGIYALTTHAQRSVADVAFKPGDVFVFGRETAGLSDEHQAMFPPQQRLRLPMRAGQRSLNLSNAVAVTVFEAWRQQGFEGGS
- a CDS encoding ComF family protein, with product MRLPVAASACPACLGAPRAYGRTIAAFDYTPPADALIRMLKTQLRLSMAPVLACLLADAIRRDGGLPQGVLLAPVPASRASLRIRGMNPAAEIARSLATQLDVPLARQALRRLRETPRQTGLGRRARRRVVAGLFGATPVVRGRHVALVDDVMTTGSTVQAAATALIAAGAAGVTVLVAARTP
- a CDS encoding methyltransferase domain-containing protein, whose protein sequence is MSLPESAPLPSLPIVSTDVPKQFARRGDLSDAQFLYGEVARRMLGRLQYIRVQPQAMLDAGCGAGDNLPLLRERYPDTAYTGLDNCAPLLELARKRHAPAGLGAWIGKLARRGPAAPAFVNADLAETGLPPESLELVWSNLAMHWHRAPHAVLAEWRRILKVGGLAMFSCLGPATLRELRQALTDAGLSTATPSFVDMHDFGDLLVENGFADPVMDQEILTLTYRSSEKLLADVRALGGNPAEGRRGGLVGRDWRDRLCAALERQRNADGLITLSIEVAYGHAWRAAAHRTVAGETRLSVSAIGGRQRGNS